A stretch of the Oceanicola sp. D3 genome encodes the following:
- a CDS encoding GAF domain-containing protein, whose product MSVPEVDYAALAKVIESLTENETDEVALMATLACEIHHSDDRFDWTGFYRVTEPGMLKIGPYQGGHGCLQIPFGKGVCGTCAETGEVQLVDDVEAFPGHIACAATTRSEIVLPVHGASGRLIGVLDIDSDQPAAFTEADAEGLGRVLNAVFGNGGHWR is encoded by the coding sequence TTGAGCGTGCCTGAGGTGGATTACGCCGCGCTGGCGAAGGTTATTGAAAGCCTGACAGAGAACGAGACCGACGAGGTCGCGCTGATGGCAACGCTGGCCTGTGAGATCCACCATTCTGACGACCGGTTCGACTGGACAGGCTTCTACCGCGTCACCGAGCCCGGGATGCTGAAGATCGGCCCCTATCAAGGCGGACATGGCTGCCTGCAAATCCCCTTTGGCAAGGGTGTCTGCGGCACCTGCGCCGAGACGGGAGAGGTGCAGCTTGTCGATGATGTCGAGGCCTTTCCCGGCCATATCGCCTGCGCCGCAACCACCCGATCGGAAATCGTGTTGCCGGTGCATGGGGCCTCCGGGCGGCTTATCGGTGTGCTCGATATCGACAGCGACCAGCCCGCCGCTTTCACGGAGGCCGACGCAGAGGGGCTGGGGCGGGTGCTGAATGCGGTTTTTGGCAACGGAGGTCACTGGCGATGA
- a CDS encoding RluA family pseudouridine synthase, translating into MSDTYAPPDTPLDVLHHDHELLAVNKPSGLLSVPGKGEHLADCLLSRVQAAFPEALLVHRLDRDTSGVMVFALTPHAQRHLGLQFEHRRTKKQYVARVWGEMAEAEGEVDLPLIVDWPNRPRQMVDHENGKPALTRWKRLKAKDGESRVRLMPETGRSHQLRVHMREIGHPILGDPFYATGPALEFPRLMLHAEMLRVLHPDGGRGVSFKAKAPF; encoded by the coding sequence GTGAGCGACACCTATGCCCCGCCGGACACGCCGCTGGACGTGCTCCACCACGACCATGAGCTGCTTGCCGTCAACAAGCCCTCCGGCCTGCTCTCGGTGCCGGGCAAGGGCGAACATCTGGCTGATTGCCTGCTGTCGCGGGTGCAGGCGGCCTTCCCCGAAGCTCTGCTGGTGCACCGGCTGGACCGCGACACCAGCGGCGTCATGGTCTTTGCCCTCACCCCACACGCCCAGCGCCACCTTGGCCTGCAGTTCGAGCATCGGCGAACCAAGAAGCAGTATGTGGCGCGGGTCTGGGGCGAGATGGCGGAGGCCGAGGGCGAGGTGGACCTGCCGCTGATTGTGGATTGGCCCAACCGGCCACGGCAGATGGTGGACCATGAAAACGGCAAGCCTGCGCTGACCCGTTGGAAACGGCTCAAGGCCAAGGATGGCGAGAGCCGGGTGCGGTTGATGCCCGAGACGGGGCGCAGCCACCAGCTGCGCGTGCATATGCGCGAAATCGGCCACCCGATCCTCGGTGATCCGTTTTACGCCACTGGCCCCGCGCTGGAGTTCCCCCGCCTGATGCTCCACGCCGAGATGCTCCGCGTGCTGCACCCGGATGGCGGAAGGGGTGTGAGTTTCAAGGCGAAGGCGCCGTTTTAA
- a CDS encoding GFA family protein, which yields MSLQGSCLCGAIRFEVTGKPQGVSVCHCGQCRRQSGHLWASAYVKDDELSIHGEPQWYASSAEAKRGFCPTCGSFLFWKHRDEDTTSFALGAIDGPTGLTLQKHIFTADKGDYYEISDGVEQR from the coding sequence ATGAGCCTGCAAGGAAGCTGCCTCTGCGGCGCGATCCGCTTCGAGGTGACCGGCAAGCCGCAGGGCGTTTCTGTCTGCCACTGCGGGCAGTGCCGCCGCCAGTCGGGGCATCTTTGGGCTTCGGCCTATGTGAAAGACGATGAGCTTTCTATTCATGGCGAACCGCAGTGGTATGCCTCTTCTGCGGAGGCCAAACGCGGCTTTTGCCCCACCTGCGGCAGCTTCCTGTTCTGGAAGCACCGTGACGAAGACACCACCAGCTTCGCGTTGGGCGCCATCGACGGCCCCACCGGCCTGACCCTGCAAAAGCACATCTTCACCGCCGACAAGGGCGACTATTACGAGATCAGCGATGGGGTGGAGCAGCGGTGA
- a CDS encoding acetyl-CoA C-acyltransferase has protein sequence MARVGIAGAARTPMGGFQGAFATVTAAELGGAAIRAAMDQAGAEAADELLMGCVLPAGQGQAPARQAGFAAGLGESLPATTLNKMCGSGMKAAMAAFDTIAGGGADVVIAGGMESMTGAPYLLPKMRGGARIGHGQVIDHMFLDGLEDAYDKGRLMGTFAEDCAETFQFTRQAQDDYALASLENALSAQKEGRFEGEITPVTVKGRRGETVVGEDEQPGNARPDKIPTLKPAFREGGTVTAANSSSISDGAAALVLAGEGSGLPIRAHILGHASHAQAPGWFTTAPVPAAQKLLKRLGWSVEDVDLWEVNEAFAVVPMAFMHEMGVSRDKINVNGGACALGHPIGASGARIIVTLLNALEKRDLKRGVAAICIGGGEGTAIAIERA, from the coding sequence ATGGCACGGGTTGGAATTGCGGGGGCGGCGCGCACGCCGATGGGCGGGTTTCAGGGAGCGTTTGCCACTGTCACAGCGGCTGAACTGGGCGGCGCGGCCATCAGGGCGGCGATGGATCAGGCCGGGGCCGAAGCGGCGGACGAGCTGCTGATGGGCTGCGTTCTGCCCGCAGGGCAAGGTCAGGCGCCCGCGCGGCAGGCGGGCTTTGCTGCCGGTCTGGGTGAGAGCCTGCCCGCGACCACGCTCAACAAGATGTGCGGCTCGGGCATGAAGGCCGCGATGGCCGCGTTTGACACCATTGCAGGCGGCGGGGCCGATGTGGTGATTGCCGGCGGGATGGAGAGCATGACCGGCGCGCCCTACCTGCTTCCCAAGATGCGCGGCGGGGCCCGCATTGGGCATGGCCAGGTGATCGACCACATGTTTCTCGACGGGCTGGAAGACGCCTATGACAAGGGCCGCCTGATGGGCACCTTCGCCGAGGATTGCGCCGAGACGTTCCAGTTTACCCGGCAGGCACAGGATGACTACGCGCTTGCCTCGCTGGAAAACGCGCTCAGCGCCCAGAAGGAGGGCCGTTTTGAGGGCGAGATCACGCCCGTTACGGTAAAAGGCCGCCGGGGTGAGACCGTGGTGGGCGAGGATGAGCAACCCGGCAACGCGCGGCCTGACAAGATTCCCACGCTCAAGCCCGCTTTCCGCGAGGGCGGAACGGTGACGGCGGCCAACTCTTCAAGCATTTCCGACGGCGCGGCGGCGCTGGTGCTGGCGGGTGAAGGTTCTGGCCTGCCGATCCGCGCCCATATCCTCGGCCATGCCTCCCACGCGCAAGCGCCCGGCTGGTTCACCACCGCACCGGTGCCAGCCGCGCAGAAGCTGCTGAAGCGGCTTGGCTGGAGCGTGGAGGATGTGGACCTTTGGGAAGTGAACGAAGCCTTCGCTGTGGTGCCCATGGCCTTCATGCACGAAATGGGCGTGAGCCGCGACAAGATCAACGTCAACGGCGGGGCCTGCGCACTGGGCCATCCGATTGGCGCAAGCGGTGCCCGGATCATTGTAACGCTGCTCAACGCGCTGGAAAAACGCGACCTCAAGCGCGGCGTGGCTGCCATTTGCATCGGCGGAGGCGAGGGCACGGCCATCGCGATTGAGCGTGCCTGA
- a CDS encoding STAS domain-containing protein, translating into MNLDASQKGNILLVTVHESRIDAAVAVAFKETMRELTAGHAGRIVLDMGEVGFLDSSGLGAVVGAMKQVDPGAKLELAALSRTVAKVFKLTRMDTVFNIHSSAEAALASGENAA; encoded by the coding sequence ATGAACCTAGACGCAAGCCAGAAGGGCAACATTCTGCTCGTTACCGTGCACGAAAGCCGGATTGACGCGGCAGTGGCCGTTGCCTTCAAAGAAACCATGCGCGAGCTGACGGCGGGCCACGCCGGGCGGATCGTGCTCGATATGGGCGAGGTCGGCTTTCTTGATAGCTCGGGCCTCGGTGCCGTGGTGGGCGCGATGAAGCAGGTTGATCCCGGGGCAAAGCTTGAACTGGCGGCTCTCAGCCGAACGGTGGCAAAGGTCTTCAAGCTGACGCGTATGGATACGGTCTTCAACATCCACAGTTCTGCCGAGGCGGCCCTTGCCTCCGGCGAAAACGCTGCCTGA